CTCCGGCGCCCCGCAGGTGGTGCGGATCCCCTCGGTCTCGAAGCTGTCCTTGATCGTGATCGGCAGCCCGTGCAGCGGCCCGAGCTCGCGTCCGGCCGCCCGCGCGCGATCGGCCGCATCCGCCTCCGCGCGCGCGCGCGTGGCCTCGAGCGTGACGACCGCGTGGATCGCGCCGTCGTGCTTCTCGACCCGCGACAGCGCCTGCTCGAGCAGATCGCGGCTCTGGAGCTCGCCGCTGCGCAGGCGCGCGCAGAGATCGGTGGCCGTGCGGAACGAGAGATCGCTCATCGGGGCCCTCTTTCGCGATGGACGACCGGCATCGTACCATGCGCCTCGTCGGATCCGACGCAGCGGAGGCGAATTTGGGCAGCTCGGAAGCGCTGACGCGCGGCATCCGCGTGAGGGTCGCGTCGAAGTACGTGGCCTCGCGCTCGCGACCGCTGATGAACGAGTACTTCTTCGCGTACTCGATCCAGATCTCGAACGAGGGTCGCGAGACGGTGCAGCTGGTCTCTCGCCACTGGACGATCACCGACGCGGAGGGGCAGGTGGAAGAGGTCCGCGGGCCCGGCGTGGTCGGCGAGCAGCCGGTGCTCGGCCCGGGCGACGCGTTCGAGTACACATCCGCGTGTCCGCTCGCGACGCCGTTCGGATCGATGAGCGGCACGTACCAGATGGTAACGGAGTCCGGGGAGCACTTCGACGCCGAGGTGGGCCGCTTCGCGCTCGCCGAGCCGTACGCGATCAACTAGGGGAGGAGCGAAGTTGAGCGAGCGCAAGGTCCACACCTTCTGTCGCGTCTGCGAGCCGGCCTGCGGGCTGGTCGCGTCGGTGCAAGGCGACCGCCTGGAATCGCTGCGGCCCGACCCCGAGCACCCGGTCTCGCGCGGATTCGCCTGCAACAAGGGCCTGGCCGGCGTCGAGATCCACCACGACCCCGACCGCCTTTCCCACCCGCAGCGCCGCCGCGCGGACGGGCGCTTGGAGCGACTTGGCTGGGACGACGCGACGTCGCAGATCGCGTCCCGCCTGCGTGAGATCGTGGCTGCGCACGGGCCGGACGCCGTGGCTTCCTACATCGGCAATCCCAGCGCCTTCAACGCGCTGATCGCGCCGGCCGCGGGCGCGTTCTTCGGCCAGCTCGGCGCGCGGCGCTCCTTCAGCTCGGGTACACAGGATTGCGCCAACAAGTTCGCGGGCAGCGAGGCCGTCTTCGGCTCGAGCACGATCCACCCGATTCCGGACCTCGAGAACGCCGATCTGGTGCTGATCTTCGGCGCCAACCCGCGCGTCTCGCACGGCAGCTTCATCTCGATCGCCGATCCCGCGCGCGTGCTGAAGGACGCGCGCAAGCGCGGCGCTCGGCTGCGCTTCGTGAACCCGCGCGAGATCGAGTCCGCGGAGCCGGGCGAGACGATCCTGATCCGCCCCGACACGGACGTGTACCTGCTGGCGGCGCTTCTTCACGAGCTCGACCTTCTCGGCGGCTTCGACGAGGCCGCGCTCGCGGCGCACGGCGCGCACGTCGCGGAGCTAGGGGCGTTCGTCTCGCGCTACCCGGCCGAGCGCGCCGCGACCGTGACCGGCATTCCGGCCGAGACCATCCGCGGGCTCGCGAGCGAGATCGCGCAGGCGAAGAGCTGCGCGGTGCACCTCTCGACGGGCGTGAACATGGGCCGGCAGGGCACGCTCGCCTACGCGCTGCTCCACGTGCTCTCGTTCGCGAGCGGAAATCTCGACCGGCGCGGCGGGAACATCCTCTCGGTCGGCTTCTACGAGGCGGCGAAGGCGGGACGGCGCGAGTTCTCGAGCTCCTACGCCGACACCGAATTCGGTCGGCTGCGAAAGGGGGCGCTGCCCGGCACGCTGCTCTCGCAATCGATCCTCGATTCGGCCAACCCGGTGCGCGCGCTCTTCGTCGTGGCGGGAAATCCGCTGCTCTCGATCGCGGGCGAGGCGCGACTGCGCGAGGCGTTCGGGGCGCTCGAGCTTCTGGTCTGCATCGACCTCTACCCCAACGCGACCTCGGAGTACGCCGACTTCCTGCTCCCGGCGACCGACGCCTTCGAGCGCGCGGACGTGAACCTGACCGGGCTCGGCCTGCAGCACGAGCCGTGGGTGCAGTGGACCGACGCGGTGGTGCCCGCGCGGGCGGAGCGCCGCGAGGAGTGGTGGATCTTCGCGCGGCTCTGCCAGGAGCTCGGCCTGAAGAGCGCGCTCGACGCGGGCCCCGAGCCGGATCTCTGG
This genomic interval from Deltaproteobacteria bacterium contains the following:
- the apaG gene encoding Co2+/Mg2+ efflux protein ApaG, whose protein sequence is MRLVGSDAAEANLGSSEALTRGIRVRVASKYVASRSRPLMNEYFFAYSIQISNEGRETVQLVSRHWTITDAEGQVEEVRGPGVVGEQPVLGPGDAFEYTSACPLATPFGSMSGTYQMVTESGEHFDAEVGRFALAEPYAIN
- a CDS encoding formate dehydrogenase, producing the protein MSERKVHTFCRVCEPACGLVASVQGDRLESLRPDPEHPVSRGFACNKGLAGVEIHHDPDRLSHPQRRRADGRLERLGWDDATSQIASRLREIVAAHGPDAVASYIGNPSAFNALIAPAAGAFFGQLGARRSFSSGTQDCANKFAGSEAVFGSSTIHPIPDLENADLVLIFGANPRVSHGSFISIADPARVLKDARKRGARLRFVNPREIESAEPGETILIRPDTDVYLLAALLHELDLLGGFDEAALAAHGAHVAELGAFVSRYPAERAATVTGIPAETIRGLASEIAQAKSCAVHLSTGVNMGRQGTLAYALLHVLSFASGNLDRRGGNILSVGFYEAAKAGRREFSSSYADTEFGRLRKGALPGTLLSQSILDSANPVRALFVVAGNPLLSIAGEARLREAFGALELLVCIDLYPNATSEYADFLLPATDAFERADVNLTGLGLQHEPWVQWTDAVVPARAERREEWWIFARLCQELGLKSALDAGPEPDLWGRIDHMLKSRGHSLEELRESPHGIVFSRPSPGSFFERQIQTPDRRVDCCPPGFAEAIERAERIFRELEREGRSRLKLITRRDPYMHNSWYANLPAMKRGRRDRNRLHVHPADAAERGLADGAKARIWNENGALELEIEHDATLMRGVVALAHGWGHRGAAGMRVAARAPGVNANALLPIGPGSFEPLSSQAFMTGIPVELAPL